One region of Anaeromyxobacter paludicola genomic DNA includes:
- the cheB gene encoding chemotaxis-specific protein-glutamate methyltransferase CheB, translating into MNVPIRVLVVEDSLTIRKRLVEVLGEDPELQVVGEAEDGQRGVDLCRALRPDVVTLDMMMPVMTGVEAAEQIMAYCPTPILVVSASTNRGELFRTYDALAAGALDVLEKPGGHELADGWEGRLRAAVKLVSRIKVITHLRGRLAVARPSAPLEVAPVPPPAPARAGRLRAVAVGGSTGSPGAVLEILQALPRRFAAPVLLVVHINEPFGRAFADWLDTQSPLRVRYARDREPLEAASGVLMAPPGQHLFLERGLLRLDLGPERHSCRPSVDVLFESVARELGPDGLACLLTGMGRDGAAGMLAVRRAGGRTIAQDEATSVVFGMPREAILLGAAERVLPLGEIGDALAAAEAGGLP; encoded by the coding sequence GTGAACGTGCCGATTCGCGTGCTCGTCGTCGAGGACTCCCTCACCATCCGCAAGCGCCTCGTCGAGGTGCTGGGCGAGGACCCCGAGCTGCAGGTGGTCGGCGAGGCGGAGGACGGGCAGCGCGGCGTGGACCTGTGCCGGGCGCTGCGCCCCGACGTGGTCACGCTCGACATGATGATGCCGGTGATGACCGGGGTGGAGGCGGCCGAGCAGATCATGGCCTACTGCCCGACCCCGATCCTGGTGGTCTCGGCCTCCACCAACCGCGGCGAGCTCTTCCGGACCTACGACGCGCTCGCCGCGGGCGCGCTCGACGTGCTCGAGAAGCCGGGCGGGCACGAGCTCGCCGACGGGTGGGAGGGGCGGCTCCGCGCGGCGGTGAAGCTGGTCTCCCGGATCAAGGTCATCACCCACCTGCGCGGCCGGCTGGCGGTCGCCCGGCCCTCCGCGCCGCTCGAGGTCGCGCCGGTCCCGCCGCCGGCGCCCGCGCGCGCCGGCCGCCTGCGGGCCGTGGCCGTCGGCGGCTCCACCGGATCGCCCGGCGCGGTGCTCGAGATCCTGCAGGCCCTGCCGCGCCGGTTCGCCGCCCCGGTGCTCCTCGTCGTCCACATCAACGAGCCCTTCGGCCGCGCCTTCGCCGACTGGCTCGACACCCAGTCGCCGCTGCGGGTGCGCTACGCCCGCGACCGCGAGCCGCTCGAGGCCGCCTCGGGGGTGCTGATGGCGCCGCCGGGGCAGCACCTGTTCCTGGAGCGGGGGCTGCTGCGGCTCGACCTGGGGCCGGAGCGGCACAGCTGCCGGCCGTCGGTGGACGTGCTCTTCGAGTCGGTGGCGCGGGAGCTCGGGCCCGACGGCCTCGCCTGCCTGCTCACGGGCATGGGCCGGGACGGCGCCGCCGGGATGCTCGCGGTGCGGCGCGCCGGGGGGCGCACCATCGCGCAGGACGAGGCCACCTCGGTGGTCTTCGGGATGCCGCGCGAGGCGATCCTCCTCGGCGCGGCGGAGCGGGTGCTGCCGCTCGGGGAGATCGGCGACGCCCTCGCCGCCGCCGAGGCCGGAGGGCTGCCGTGA
- a CDS encoding hybrid sensor histidine kinase/response regulator: MSRDPYRYFRIEARELVEGLSRGLLALERAPADRALVSTLLRQAHTLKGAARVVKQQELGELAHGLEEALAPHREEGAPPVPRERVDAALALLDRISSGVAALAPAPPAPAAVPAAPSASPSPPPSPAPGAGEEAAAPAAEAGAPAAEPVRPDEAFQSLRVDVQELDALLASVLEAGVQATGLRRQLGRLDHAGEVARALQDQLSGPRGEGPVAARRLAPLVDELRRALGEAQRALTARAEQVEREVRTVRVAADRLRLLPARALFGPLTRAARDAARTLGREVDLEASGGEVRVDANVLAAARDALLHVVRNAVAHGIEPGPARLAAGKPSRGRITLEVERRGGRVLFRCRDDGRGLDLPGVRAAAEAKGLLGPGAPPLDEPAAVELLLRGGLSTSPGVNAVAGRGLGLDVVRDVAARLKAELGVRSAPGAGLTVELLVPVSITAMVALRLQAGGADASLPLDAVEETLWLPADRVVRRGEGRGISHRGQVIPFLPLADVLRRPEPASRRRAWSAVVVRVGGARLALGAERLAGTAEVVVRPLPACVGAEPAVAGAALDAEGTPVLALDPAGLLVAAGERPAAEPAPAPAPLPILVVDDSLTTRMLEQSILESAGYEVELAVSAEEGLEKARARRYGLFLVDVEMPGMDGFEFVRVTRADPRTAATPAILVTSRSAPEDRRRGMDAGAAGYVVKGDFDQGRLLAAIQELVG; this comes from the coding sequence ATGTCCCGCGACCCCTACCGCTACTTCCGGATCGAGGCCCGCGAGCTCGTCGAGGGGCTCTCGCGCGGGCTCCTCGCGCTCGAGCGCGCCCCGGCGGACCGGGCGCTGGTCTCGACCCTCCTGCGGCAGGCCCACACGCTCAAGGGCGCGGCCCGGGTGGTGAAGCAGCAGGAGCTGGGGGAGCTCGCGCACGGCCTCGAGGAGGCGCTCGCGCCCCACCGCGAGGAGGGGGCGCCGCCGGTGCCGCGCGAGCGGGTGGACGCGGCGCTGGCGCTCCTCGACCGGATCTCGTCCGGCGTGGCGGCGCTCGCGCCGGCGCCGCCCGCCCCCGCCGCCGTTCCCGCGGCGCCGTCGGCCTCGCCCTCGCCGCCGCCCTCCCCGGCGCCCGGCGCGGGGGAGGAGGCCGCCGCGCCCGCCGCCGAGGCCGGGGCCCCCGCGGCCGAGCCGGTCCGGCCCGACGAGGCGTTCCAGAGCCTGCGCGTGGACGTCCAGGAGCTCGACGCGCTCCTCGCCTCGGTGCTCGAGGCCGGCGTCCAGGCCACCGGCCTGCGGCGGCAGCTCGGCCGGCTCGACCACGCCGGCGAGGTCGCGCGCGCCCTGCAGGATCAGCTCTCCGGGCCGCGCGGGGAGGGCCCGGTGGCCGCCCGCCGGCTGGCGCCGCTCGTGGACGAGCTCCGGCGCGCCCTCGGCGAGGCGCAGCGCGCGCTGACCGCCCGCGCCGAGCAGGTGGAGCGCGAGGTGCGCACCGTCCGCGTCGCCGCCGACCGGCTGCGGCTGCTCCCGGCGCGGGCGCTCTTCGGACCGCTCACGCGCGCGGCGCGGGACGCCGCCCGCACCCTCGGGCGCGAGGTGGACCTCGAGGCGAGCGGGGGCGAGGTCCGGGTGGACGCGAACGTGCTCGCGGCGGCGCGCGACGCGCTCCTGCACGTGGTCCGCAACGCCGTTGCCCACGGGATCGAGCCCGGGCCCGCGCGCCTGGCCGCCGGGAAGCCCTCGCGCGGGCGGATCACGCTCGAGGTGGAGCGCCGGGGCGGGCGGGTCCTCTTCCGCTGCCGCGACGACGGGCGCGGGCTCGACCTCCCCGGCGTGCGCGCCGCCGCCGAGGCGAAGGGGCTCCTCGGCCCGGGCGCGCCCCCGCTCGACGAGCCCGCCGCGGTGGAGCTGCTGCTCCGGGGCGGCCTCTCCACCAGCCCCGGCGTGAACGCGGTGGCCGGGCGCGGGCTGGGGCTCGACGTGGTGCGCGACGTGGCGGCCCGGCTCAAGGCCGAGCTCGGGGTGCGGAGCGCGCCGGGGGCGGGGCTGACGGTCGAGCTGCTGGTGCCGGTCTCGATCACCGCCATGGTGGCGCTGCGGCTCCAGGCCGGCGGCGCCGACGCGTCGCTCCCCCTCGACGCGGTCGAGGAGACCCTCTGGCTCCCCGCGGACCGGGTGGTGCGTCGCGGCGAGGGGCGCGGCATCTCGCACCGCGGCCAGGTGATCCCGTTCCTGCCCCTCGCCGACGTGCTCCGCCGGCCCGAGCCCGCCTCGCGCCGGCGCGCCTGGTCGGCGGTCGTGGTCCGGGTGGGCGGGGCCCGGCTCGCGCTCGGCGCCGAGCGACTCGCCGGGACGGCGGAGGTGGTGGTGCGCCCCCTGCCGGCCTGCGTCGGCGCCGAGCCGGCCGTGGCGGGAGCCGCGCTCGACGCGGAGGGCACGCCCGTCCTGGCGCTCGACCCCGCCGGGCTCCTGGTGGCGGCCGGGGAGCGGCCGGCCGCGGAGCCGGCCCCGGCGCCGGCCCCGCTGCCCATCCTCGTGGTGGACGACTCGCTCACCACCCGCATGCTGGAGCAGAGCATCCTCGAGTCGGCCGGCTACGAGGTGGAGCTGGCGGTCTCGGCCGAGGAGGGGCTCGAGAAGGCGCGGGCGCGCCGCTACGGGCTGTTCCTCGTGGACGTGGAGATGCCGGGCATGGACGGGTTCGAGTTCGTCCGGGTCACGCGCGCCGATCCGCGCACCGCGGCCACCCCGGCCATCCTCGTGACCTCGCGGTCGGCGCCGGAGGACCGCCGGCGCGGGATGGACGCCGGCGCCGCCGGGTACGTGGTGAAGGGCGACTTCGACCAGGGCCGGCTGCTCGCCGCGATCCAGGAGCTGGTGGGGTGA
- a CDS encoding HAMP domain-containing methyl-accepting chemotaxis protein has product MARSLTFSQKLAGGFGLLAAISVLVAAVAWLALRDVVALKDQVLDVAAQRLVDTERLHVASAQKAADARAYLMTGEPRYLEALRASREQFHTSLELVGKEVQTAEGSELVREVRQLEEEHNRVMDGILAQRTPGASFEALANRVEREVRPIRVKLDGTVDALVAREDRLLQEGRRASTEVANRAARQVAGLAGLAVALAAAVSVLLGRALSRQVSSAVRHVQSSSAELQAAAGQQATGAKQQATAMAEITTTITELLATSRQIAESAQRVAAIAAETAGAARAGDQTVQRSQESVGAIRRQVELIVGHMLDLGRKSQQIGSILEIINELAEQTNILAINASIEAAGAGESGRRFAVVAEEIRKLADRVGGSTKDIRVLIDEVRAAVNTTVMATESGSKAVETGARQFSEVASAFGQIARLVGTTTDAAREIELSTKQQTTAVEQVNLAIANVAQATREAEASSGQTLQTASQLAGMSTALARLVQSREAA; this is encoded by the coding sequence ATGGCTCGAAGCCTCACGTTCTCGCAGAAGCTCGCCGGAGGGTTCGGCCTCCTCGCCGCCATCTCGGTGCTGGTGGCGGCGGTGGCCTGGCTGGCGCTCCGGGACGTCGTCGCCCTGAAGGACCAGGTGCTCGACGTCGCCGCCCAGCGGCTCGTGGACACCGAGCGGCTGCACGTGGCGAGCGCCCAGAAGGCGGCCGACGCCCGGGCCTACCTCATGACCGGCGAGCCGCGGTACCTCGAGGCCCTGCGCGCCAGCCGCGAGCAGTTCCACACCTCCCTCGAGCTCGTCGGCAAGGAGGTGCAGACCGCCGAGGGGTCGGAGCTCGTCCGGGAGGTGAGGCAGCTCGAGGAGGAGCACAACCGGGTCATGGACGGCATCCTGGCGCAGCGCACGCCCGGCGCGTCCTTCGAGGCGCTCGCCAACCGCGTCGAGCGCGAGGTGCGCCCCATCCGCGTGAAGCTCGACGGCACGGTGGACGCGCTGGTGGCCCGGGAGGACCGGCTGCTCCAGGAGGGCCGGCGCGCCTCCACCGAGGTGGCGAACCGGGCCGCGCGGCAGGTGGCCGGGCTCGCCGGGCTCGCCGTGGCGCTGGCCGCGGCGGTGTCGGTGCTCCTCGGGCGCGCGCTGTCGCGCCAGGTGTCGAGCGCGGTCCGCCACGTCCAGAGCTCGTCGGCCGAGCTGCAGGCGGCCGCGGGGCAGCAGGCCACCGGCGCCAAGCAGCAGGCGACCGCCATGGCCGAGATCACCACCACCATCACCGAGCTGCTCGCCACCTCCCGCCAGATCGCCGAGAGCGCCCAGCGGGTGGCGGCCATCGCCGCCGAGACCGCGGGGGCGGCCCGCGCCGGCGACCAGACCGTGCAGCGCAGCCAGGAGTCGGTGGGCGCCATCCGCCGGCAGGTGGAGCTGATCGTCGGCCACATGCTCGACCTCGGCCGCAAGTCGCAGCAGATCGGGAGCATCCTCGAGATCATCAACGAGCTGGCCGAGCAGACCAACATCCTCGCCATCAACGCCAGCATCGAGGCGGCCGGCGCGGGCGAGTCGGGGCGGCGCTTCGCCGTGGTCGCGGAGGAGATCCGCAAGCTCGCCGACCGGGTGGGCGGCTCCACCAAGGACATCCGGGTCCTCATCGACGAGGTGCGGGCCGCGGTGAACACCACGGTGATGGCGACCGAGAGCGGCTCGAAGGCGGTGGAGACCGGGGCGCGCCAGTTCTCCGAGGTGGCGTCGGCCTTCGGGCAGATCGCCCGGCTGGTGGGCACCACCACCGACGCGGCGCGCGAGATCGAGCTCTCCACCAAGCAGCAGACCACCGCCGTGGAGCAGGTGAACCTCGCCATCGCCAACGTGGCCCAGGCCACCCGCGAGGCGGAGGCGAGCTCCGGCCAGACGCTCCAGACCGCCTCCCAGCTCGCCGGCATGTCCACGGCGCTCGCGCGGCTGGTGCAGAGCCGCGAGGCGGCCTGA
- a CDS encoding chemotaxis protein CheW, which yields MSVPAPEQEAAARLRAEFDASFAVPPPEPSRDLVPLLLLRAGGQRLAARLQAVRGLVRLGAVTPVPSRRPEFLGIAGLRGEILPVFQLGRLLGLAAGGAPRWMVLAGAERVGLAFDDFDGYVQVAPSDLQPAAGGGPLPEVARLPDRPAPVLDLAHLLQALGGR from the coding sequence GTGAGCGTCCCCGCGCCGGAACAGGAGGCCGCCGCGCGGCTCCGGGCCGAGTTCGACGCCTCCTTCGCCGTCCCGCCGCCCGAGCCCTCGCGGGATCTGGTCCCGCTGCTCCTGCTGCGCGCCGGCGGGCAGCGGCTCGCCGCCCGGCTCCAGGCCGTGCGCGGGCTGGTGCGGCTCGGCGCGGTCACGCCCGTCCCGAGCCGCCGCCCCGAGTTCCTCGGCATCGCCGGGCTGCGCGGCGAGATCCTGCCGGTCTTCCAGCTGGGCCGCCTGCTCGGGCTCGCCGCCGGCGGCGCGCCCCGCTGGATGGTGCTGGCCGGCGCCGAGCGGGTGGGGCTCGCCTTCGACGACTTCGACGGCTACGTCCAGGTCGCCCCATCCGACCTCCAGCCGGCGGCCGGCGGCGGCCCGCTGCCCGAGGTCGCCCGCCTCCCGGACCGGCCCGCCCCGGTGCTCGACCTCGCCCACCTCCTCCAGGCCCTCGGGGGCCGCTGA
- a CDS encoding CheR family methyltransferase, whose translation MTPLRERLREAARQTLGLQLDASRLADLEDLAEERRTALGLADVEAWLARLEAGEPEEEGAVARRLTVGETYFFRNENDLKAFVGEVVPERVRARGADRRLRFLSAGCASGEEPYTLAMLLRGMPFLGGWELSVRGVDVNPAAVARGRSARYGEWSLRQTPADLRARFFRQEGREYRVNDDVRALVALDVRNLSRDDGELFAPGSWDAVFCRNVLMYLAPEVTRRIVDRLATALAPGGFLFLGHAENLRGVSSRFHLRQARGTFFYQRREDDGPGDEAAPAAAAPPRPPRPPRPAPVPAPEAGGDLEPAPVEGSWVDAIAQASARVAALTGKPLAPPARPRGAAPDAAQVTRAFDFLRRERFADALSELGSPPLESERDPDVLLLRAVLLASGGRHAEAEAVCARLLAVDELSAEAHYVKALCREHAGDPGGAADEDRYAAYLDPTFAMPRLHLGLMHRRAGELDPARRELARARVLLAAEEASRVLLLGGGFSREALSELCRAELRAAGGEP comes from the coding sequence GTGACCCCGCTCCGCGAGCGGCTCCGCGAGGCCGCCCGGCAGACCCTCGGGCTCCAGCTCGACGCCTCCCGGCTCGCCGACCTGGAGGACCTCGCCGAGGAGCGCCGCACCGCGCTCGGGCTCGCCGACGTCGAGGCGTGGCTGGCGCGGCTCGAGGCGGGCGAGCCCGAGGAGGAGGGGGCGGTGGCGCGCCGGCTCACGGTCGGCGAGACCTACTTCTTCCGCAACGAGAACGACCTCAAGGCCTTCGTGGGCGAGGTGGTCCCGGAGCGGGTGCGCGCGCGCGGCGCCGACCGCCGGCTCCGCTTCCTCTCGGCCGGCTGCGCCAGCGGCGAGGAGCCCTACACGCTCGCCATGCTGCTGCGCGGCATGCCCTTCCTCGGCGGGTGGGAGCTCTCGGTCCGGGGGGTGGACGTGAACCCGGCGGCGGTGGCGCGGGGGCGCTCGGCGCGGTACGGGGAGTGGTCGCTGCGCCAGACCCCGGCCGACCTGCGGGCGCGGTTCTTCCGCCAGGAGGGGCGCGAGTACCGGGTGAACGACGACGTGCGCGCGCTCGTCGCGCTCGACGTGCGCAACCTCTCGCGCGACGACGGCGAGCTCTTCGCGCCGGGGTCCTGGGACGCCGTCTTCTGCCGCAACGTGCTCATGTACCTGGCGCCGGAGGTGACGCGCCGGATCGTGGACCGGCTCGCCACCGCGCTCGCCCCCGGCGGCTTCCTCTTCCTCGGCCACGCCGAGAACCTGCGCGGCGTCTCGAGCCGGTTCCACCTGCGGCAGGCCCGCGGGACCTTCTTCTACCAGCGGCGCGAGGACGACGGGCCCGGGGACGAGGCGGCGCCCGCCGCGGCGGCCCCGCCGCGCCCGCCGCGCCCGCCGCGCCCGGCGCCGGTCCCCGCGCCGGAGGCGGGCGGGGACCTCGAGCCCGCGCCCGTCGAGGGGAGCTGGGTGGACGCCATCGCCCAGGCGAGCGCGCGGGTCGCGGCGCTCACCGGCAAGCCGCTCGCGCCCCCGGCGCGCCCCCGCGGGGCCGCGCCCGACGCGGCCCAGGTGACGCGCGCCTTCGACTTCCTGCGCCGGGAGCGGTTCGCCGACGCGCTCTCCGAGCTCGGGAGCCCGCCGCTCGAGTCGGAGCGCGACCCCGACGTGCTCCTGCTCCGGGCCGTGCTCCTCGCGAGCGGCGGCCGGCACGCCGAGGCGGAGGCGGTCTGCGCGCGGCTGCTCGCCGTGGACGAGCTCTCCGCCGAGGCCCACTACGTGAAGGCGCTCTGCCGGGAGCACGCCGGCGATCCCGGCGGCGCCGCCGACGAGGATCGCTACGCCGCCTACCTCGACCCGACCTTCGCCATGCCGCGGCTCCACCTCGGCCTCATGCACCGCCGGGCCGGGGAGCTCGACCCGGCCCGGCGCGAGCTGGCGCGCGCCCGGGTGCTGCTCGCCGCCGAGGAGGCGTCGCGCGTCCTGCTGCTGGGCGGCGGCTTCAGCCGCGAGGCGCTCTCCGAGCTCTGCCGGGCCGAGCTGCGCGCCGCCGGAGGTGAGCCGTGA
- a CDS encoding chemotaxis protein CheW → MTEERQVLLVRAGGRVCALPVGDVVETSRPAAVSPLAGTPDCVAGTALLRGAAAPVISLGHLLTGEPPPPPARWVSLRCGGALAALAVEEVLGVAALPADALARPALEQAAGGALEGTGQVGRELVFSLRAARLVPEEVWRALSGAGRAR, encoded by the coding sequence GTGACGGAGGAGCGCCAGGTGCTGCTGGTCCGGGCGGGAGGGCGCGTCTGCGCGCTCCCGGTCGGCGACGTGGTCGAGACGTCGCGCCCCGCCGCCGTCTCGCCGCTCGCCGGCACGCCGGACTGCGTGGCCGGGACGGCGCTGCTCCGCGGCGCGGCCGCGCCGGTGATCTCCCTCGGCCACCTCCTCACGGGCGAGCCGCCCCCGCCGCCGGCGCGCTGGGTCTCGCTCCGCTGCGGAGGGGCCCTGGCCGCGCTCGCCGTGGAGGAGGTGCTGGGGGTCGCCGCCCTGCCGGCCGACGCGCTGGCGCGGCCGGCCCTCGAGCAGGCGGCGGGCGGCGCGCTCGAGGGTACCGGCCAGGTGGGCCGGGAGCTGGTCTTCTCTCTGCGGGCGGCCCGGCTCGTGCCGGAGGAGGTCTGGCGCGCGCTCTCCGGGGCCGGGAGGGCACGGTGA
- a CDS encoding Ni/Fe hydrogenase subunit alpha: protein MSQRIVIDPVTRIEGHAKISIHLDDAGRVEDARLHIAEFRGFERFCEGRSFRELPVITSRICGICPVSHMLASVKAGDALLAVEVPATAKDLRRIVNLGQLVQSHALSFFHLSAPDWIVGYDAPPEERSVVGLFRREPELARDGIRLRAFGQQVIAAVTGKRIHPAWAVPGGVAAPLAPEAREALLAALPEALAIAERTLARFKRALPERAEEAATFGDFETLHMGMVDPDGTLEHYDGRLRLVSASGEVLADQVDPARFEELIGEAVEPWSYLKFPYYRPWGYPAGIYRVGPLSRLNAAARCGTPRADQELLFFRDLARGPVHASFHYHLARLVEILHALEKVQRLLDDPAILSRDVLAVARRNRLEGVGACEAPRGTLFHHYRVLKGGIVTEVNLVIATGQNNLAMNRTITQIARHFLDGRKITDGLLNRVEAGVRAYDPCLSCSTHAVGQLPLRVELRGPGGELIDAAVRGEGPTGG from the coding sequence ATGAGCCAGCGCATCGTCATCGACCCCGTGACCCGCATCGAGGGGCACGCCAAGATCTCGATCCACCTCGACGACGCGGGGAGGGTGGAGGACGCCCGGCTCCACATCGCCGAGTTCCGCGGCTTCGAGCGCTTCTGCGAGGGCCGGAGCTTCCGCGAGCTGCCGGTGATCACCTCGCGCATCTGCGGCATCTGCCCGGTGTCGCACATGCTCGCCTCGGTGAAGGCCGGCGACGCGCTCCTCGCCGTCGAGGTGCCGGCCACCGCCAAGGACCTCCGGCGCATCGTCAACCTGGGGCAGCTCGTGCAGTCGCACGCGCTCTCCTTCTTCCACCTCTCCGCGCCCGACTGGATCGTGGGCTACGACGCGCCGCCGGAGGAGCGGAGCGTGGTGGGGCTCTTCCGGCGCGAGCCCGAGCTCGCGCGCGACGGCATCCGGCTGCGCGCCTTCGGCCAGCAGGTGATCGCGGCCGTCACCGGCAAGCGGATCCACCCGGCCTGGGCGGTGCCGGGCGGCGTGGCGGCCCCGCTCGCCCCCGAGGCGCGCGAGGCGCTCCTCGCCGCGCTGCCCGAGGCCCTCGCCATCGCCGAGCGGACGCTGGCGCGCTTCAAGCGGGCGCTGCCGGAGCGGGCCGAGGAGGCCGCCACCTTCGGCGACTTCGAGACCCTGCACATGGGCATGGTCGATCCGGACGGCACGCTCGAGCACTACGACGGCCGGCTCCGGCTCGTCTCGGCGAGCGGCGAGGTGCTCGCGGACCAGGTGGACCCGGCGCGCTTCGAGGAGCTCATCGGCGAGGCGGTCGAGCCCTGGAGCTACCTCAAGTTCCCGTACTACCGGCCCTGGGGCTACCCGGCCGGCATCTACCGCGTCGGCCCCCTCTCGCGCCTCAACGCCGCCGCGCGCTGCGGCACGCCGCGGGCGGACCAGGAGCTGCTCTTCTTCCGCGACCTGGCGCGGGGCCCGGTCCACGCCTCGTTCCACTACCACCTGGCCCGCCTCGTCGAGATCCTGCACGCGCTCGAGAAGGTCCAGCGGCTCCTCGACGACCCCGCCATCCTCTCCCGCGACGTGCTGGCGGTGGCGCGGCGGAACCGGCTCGAGGGGGTCGGCGCCTGCGAGGCGCCGCGGGGCACGCTCTTCCACCACTACCGCGTGCTCAAGGGCGGCATCGTGACCGAGGTGAACCTGGTGATCGCCACCGGGCAGAACAACCTCGCCATGAACCGCACCATCACCCAGATCGCCCGGCACTTCCTCGACGGGCGGAAGATCACCGACGGGCTCCTCAACCGGGTCGAGGCCGGCGTGCGCGCCTACGACCCGTGCCTGAGCTGCTCCACGCACGCCGTCGGGCAGCTGCCGCTGCGGGTGGAGCTGCGGGGGCCGGGCGGCGAGCTGATCGACGCCGCGGTGCGCGGGGAAGGCCCCACCGGGGGATGA
- a CDS encoding NADH-quinone oxidoreductase subunit B family protein yields the protein MSRKRFATVWLGGCSGCHMSFLDQDERLLELVAAADLVHSPVMDVKRYPEGVDVCLVEGAVANEEHLETLRAVRARTRILVAFGDCAVTGNVTALRNCLGGAREVLDRAYLELADVTPRIPCEPGLVPPLLDRVAPLHAHVPVDRFLPGCPPSADAIHAVLLELLELPAGTPPAAAPRFG from the coding sequence ATGAGCCGCAAGCGGTTCGCGACGGTCTGGCTCGGGGGCTGCTCGGGCTGCCACATGTCGTTCCTCGACCAGGACGAGCGGCTGCTCGAGCTCGTGGCCGCGGCCGACCTCGTCCACTCGCCGGTGATGGACGTGAAGCGCTACCCGGAGGGCGTGGACGTGTGCCTGGTGGAGGGCGCGGTGGCGAACGAGGAGCACCTCGAGACGCTGCGCGCCGTCCGCGCCCGGACGCGGATCCTCGTGGCCTTCGGCGACTGCGCGGTGACCGGCAACGTCACCGCCCTGCGCAACTGCCTCGGCGGCGCCCGGGAGGTGCTCGACCGGGCCTACCTCGAGCTCGCCGACGTCACCCCGCGCATCCCCTGCGAGCCCGGGCTCGTGCCGCCGCTCCTCGACCGCGTGGCGCCGCTCCACGCGCACGTGCCGGTCGATCGCTTCCTGCCCGGCTGCCCGCCCTCGGCCGACGCCATCCACGCCGTCCTCCTCGAGCTCCTCGAGCTCCCCGCCGGAACGCCGCCGGCCGCCGCCCCTCGCTTCGGATGA
- the hoxU gene encoding bidirectional hydrogenase complex protein HoxU → MSVVTLTLDGRPVSAREGATLLEVCQESGVALPTLCHLDGLSDVGACRLCLVEVAGQRKLAAACVTQAQEGMEITTGSERLVRYRRQIVELLFAERNHVCAVCVANGHCDLQRLAASLGIDHVRYAYQHPALRLDASHPRFVADHDRCVLCTRCVRVCDEIEGAHTWDVAGRAAGCQVVTDLAAPWGESASCTGCGKCVQVCPTGALFEKEQAAGGMLSKHRDFLTYLKNAREKKEWLR, encoded by the coding sequence ATGAGCGTCGTCACCCTCACCCTCGACGGCCGGCCCGTGAGCGCGCGCGAGGGCGCCACCCTGCTCGAGGTCTGCCAGGAGAGCGGCGTGGCGCTCCCGACGCTCTGCCACCTCGACGGCCTCTCCGACGTCGGCGCCTGCCGCCTCTGCCTGGTGGAGGTGGCCGGGCAGCGGAAGCTCGCCGCCGCCTGCGTGACCCAGGCGCAGGAGGGGATGGAGATCACCACCGGCTCCGAGCGGCTCGTGCGCTACCGGCGGCAGATCGTGGAGCTGCTCTTCGCCGAGCGGAACCACGTCTGCGCGGTCTGCGTCGCCAACGGCCACTGCGACCTGCAGCGGCTCGCGGCCTCGCTCGGGATCGACCACGTCCGCTACGCCTACCAGCACCCGGCGCTGCGGCTCGACGCCTCCCACCCCCGCTTCGTGGCGGACCACGACCGGTGCGTGCTCTGCACCCGCTGCGTCCGGGTCTGCGACGAGATCGAGGGGGCGCACACCTGGGACGTGGCCGGCCGCGCCGCCGGGTGCCAGGTGGTGACCGACCTCGCCGCGCCCTGGGGCGAGTCGGCCTCGTGCACCGGCTGCGGCAAGTGCGTGCAGGTCTGCCCCACCGGCGCGCTCTTCGAGAAGGAGCAGGCGGCGGGCGGCATGCTCTCGAAGCACCGCGACTTCCTCACCTACCTCAAGAACGCGCGCGAGAAGAAGGAGTGGCTGCGATGA